The following is a genomic window from SAR202 cluster bacterium.
TGGCGTACACTTTGGAGCGAGCGACCTCATCATCAACGTTCGCGACCGGGGGTACCGGCTTATCCCTCCAAAGAGCTGAGCCCGTGGCAAACAGGCAGCGACTTCTCAAGCTGGCGCGCATAGCCTGCGGCATTGTTGTGCTGCTCGGCGTTATCGTCATGCTCGCCTCCTTCCGTTTCGGCGTGCTCTTCTCCGAGAAGCTGTGGGGCGTGGAGCCCCTCGCCTACTTGGCCGGCGTCGTGACAATGGCCGCGCTGGGGTTCATATGGGGCACGTACGTGCTTCAGTCGCGCGCAACGCAGCACGGCTACCACCTCAACGGCTTCGACAGCTCGCTCGAGAACTGGACGAAGCTGACAAAGCAGTACTTTGAGCTCTACCACCACGACCTTGGCCGCCCCCTGACCCGCATCCTTGCAAAGGAGCGGGAGCTGCGCGCGGTTCTGGCCCGCACCGGAGGCAACGCTGACCCCGGCGTCTCTGAGCTGCTTGATGAGATTGAGCGGCAAGCGCCCAACTTCCGCCTCATGCTTGCAAACATCCAGGTGCTCGTTGAGCTTGAAGCGCCACGCAAGCCGGACGACGTGCACCCCGTTGAGCCTGCGCAGGTGGTGAGGAGGATTGTTGACAGGTACGCGGGCGTGGTCGCGGAGGCGGGGAAAGAGATCACATGGTGGTCGGAGCCCTCCGAGTTCGGCATGGTCTATTCCGATCCTTCGGCGATTGAGCATATTATCACCAACCTCATCGACAACGCGTCCAAGTACGCGACGGAGCACATTGAGGTCCGGCTGACAAAGGACGAGAGCCACTTCTACATCCGGGTCTGGGACGATGGCCCCGGCATTGCGCCGCACCACGTTCCGCACATCTTCGACAGGGGCTGGACACCGGAGGTCTCTCGGCGGGACGAGAAGACGAGCTCCGGCCTTGGGCTATTTATCGCGCGGACGCTGGCGGCGAGAAACGGCGGCGACATCACCGTGGAGAGCGTCACGGCCCCGGACCCGGACCACCATACGGCGTTCGTGGCCAGCTTCTCATTGTAGGAGCAGCCGTAGCAGCCCGTCTGACGCAACCTTTTCCCTCCCGTTTCCGTCTAGAGTACAGGGGCAAATTGCTGATCTATGCTCGAACATACGGGGCGCAGGTACTGGGCGCAGCAGCGCTTCTTATGGCGCTGTCCGCCATCGCCTGCGTCACGCCTATTGACCGTCCGGGAGCGATAGCGAAGGCGCCGCCAGCTTCCGCGCCATCGTCCACGCCGCCGCAGCAGGTGGCGTCCGTTCCGACGGCAGCGCCAACAATCGCAGTCCCCTCCCCGACCCCTACGCTCTCGCCCACACCTTTCCCGACGTCGGGAGTCACTCTTTCCCCAACGCCCAACCCCGATCCGACTGTGACTCCAGCGGTCCCAGAGCCAACTGTCATGAACGGCTCCCCCACGCCATCTCCAACGACAAGCCCCGTCTCAACGCCGACACCTGTTGTGCCTTTCGAGACGGCGACCCCTGGACCGTCATCCACGTCGGAACCGCCGTTGCTTGTGATGCTGGAGCCGGCGAATGAGGCCCCGTACTTGTACCACTACGCGGATGTCGTTGGGAGGACCGAACCAGGGGCCACAGTACTTGTTCAGGGGCATGAGGCGGCGGTTGACCAAGAGACCGGCCTGTTTTCAACACGGGCATTGCTGGTGACCGGGTGGAACACAATCGAAGTGCGAGCATCGCTTGAGGGCCATGAGAGCACTGCGTCCATCAGAGTATTCTCCCTGGGCGCCGAGCCGCCTTCCGAGATATTCCTGGTAGTCAACGGCCCGCCGGACGGGCGCACAAGCCAGAATCCAATAATCATTACCGGGAATACGGTGCCAGACGCGATAGTAAGCGTGGAAGGCGTGACGGTGCCTGTTA
Proteins encoded in this region:
- a CDS encoding HAMP domain-containing histidine kinase, encoding MANRQRLLKLARIACGIVVLLGVIVMLASFRFGVLFSEKLWGVEPLAYLAGVVTMAALGFIWGTYVLQSRATQHGYHLNGFDSSLENWTKLTKQYFELYHHDLGRPLTRILAKERELRAVLARTGGNADPGVSELLDEIERQAPNFRLMLANIQVLVELEAPRKPDDVHPVEPAQVVRRIVDRYAGVVAEAGKEITWWSEPSEFGMVYSDPSAIEHIITNLIDNASKYATEHIEVRLTKDESHFYIRVWDDGPGIAPHHVPHIFDRGWTPEVSRRDEKTSSGLGLFIARTLAARNGGDITVESVTAPDPDHHTAFVASFSL